The Bombus fervidus isolate BK054 chromosome 1, iyBomFerv1, whole genome shotgun sequence genome includes a window with the following:
- the LOC139987364 gene encoding uncharacterized protein isoform X2: MKRSSPTISGSLKIPGHGSVEESERIIMSISIVITVIMMMMMIIVGSCEVYEKDRVLRLLDIPRHFRQSKEPRENRGHIEQCRATNLRKEQLGHVNVFAFLDPSWYYSYRQAIMLGLLKKRLDKSDFSNILFFMVTPPSDLPEDSTENNIEIKAWREISKNIQDSEYFLDLEESLFADVENKKRDIIFLQDTSELGIWRSFRASKDEVIIIDRCGKVTYQIIVPWSILYFPYVKAAILSTYNEDVCGPCYEQSTIARDSVEYEEYLLKAINSDEIKIDKNLDTRTERVFADLKTSNISSEELKEIEDDKNTSTVVPFNPSNNGSTVYDITTESSTVRTTENMKNDDNVRDNILFTDKNIEITSEIPLEQEQTQIPTIISNFATTEVYSEAQDCIFSNKHVNGNNNFSTSNNSNTDLTRNHEDLQIKSNISLEDVKMKEQEVSKNTEPQSTNDDNMPLRIILYAPHLHEENGTFKKYTHLVLKTGSPDYHDHFNSKSTTSDQEQH; encoded by the exons ATGAAACGATCTTCTCCGACGATTTCTGGCTCGTTAAAGATTCCTGGACACGGTTCTGTGGAAGAAAGTGAACGAATAATTATGTCGATCTCGATTGTGATCACAGtaataatgatgatgatgatgataataGTCGGAAGTTGCGAAGTTTACGAGAAGGATAGAGTCCTCCGGTTGTTGGATATTCCTCGTCATTTCCGCCAATCGAAGGAACCACGAGAGAACCGAGGACATATCGAGCAATGTCGTGCCACGAATCTCCGGAAGGAACAGTTGGGACACGTGAACGTGTTCGCATTTTTGGATCCCTCCTGGTATTACAGCTACAGACAAGCAATCAT GTTGGGATTATTGAAGAAGCGATTAGACAAGTCCGATTTTTCGAATATCTTGTTCTTCATGGTGACGCCGCCGTCAGATTTGCCGGAAGACAGCACGGAGAACAATATAGAGATAAAAGCGTGGAgggaaatatctaaaaatatacagGATTCCGAGTACTTCTTGGACTTAGAAGAATCCTTGTTCGCTGACGTTGAGAACAAGAAAAGGGacatcatttttcttcaagaCACTTCCGAGTTGGGTATCTGGAGAAGTTTTCGTGCATCGAAAGACGAAGTAATCATTATCGATCG CTGCGGTAAAGTAACTTATCAGATCATAGTACCCTGGAGTATACTATACTTCCCTTACGTTAAAGCGGCCATTCTTTCCACGTACAACGAAGATGTGTGTGGTCCTTGCTAT GAACAATCAACGATAGCACGCGATTCAGTGGAATACGAGGAATACCTTTTAAAAGCTATCAATTCAGATGAAATAAAGATAGATAAAAATCTTGATACGCGTACAGAAAGAGTATTTGCCGATTTAAAGACTAGCAATATATCCTCAGaggaattaaaagaaattgaagatgATAAAAATACTAGTACCGTCGTTCCTTTTAATCCAAGCAATAATGGAAGTACGGTTTATGATATCACAACTGAGTCGTCGACGGTACGAACcacagaaaatatgaaaaacgaTGACAATGTACGAGACAACATTCTTTTTACCGAtaagaatattgaaataactTCTGAAATACCATTGGAACAAGAACAAACTCAGATACCGACTATAATATCAAACTTCGCGACGACCGAAGTATACAGTGAAGCGCAAGATTGCATCTTTTCCAATAAGCACGTAAATGGTAATAACAACTTTTCCACGAGTAACAATTCAAATACCGATTTAACAAGAAATCACGAAGATCTTcaaattaaatcaaatattaGTTTGGAAGatgtgaaaatgaaagaacaagaag TAAGTAAGAATACTGAGCCACAAAGTACAAACGACGACAATATGCCtttacgtattatattatacgctCCGCATTTACATGAAGAGAATGGAACATTCAAAAAATATACGCACTTAGTTCTAAAAACAGGAAGTCCTGATTATCATGATCATTTTAATAGTAAAAGTACAACTTCTGATCAAGAG CAGCATTAA
- the LOC139987364 gene encoding uncharacterized protein isoform X1: MKRSSPTISGSLKIPGHGSVEESERIIMSISIVITVIMMMMMIIVGSCEVYEKDRVLRLLDIPRHFRQSKEPRENRGHIEQCRATNLRKEQLGHVNVFAFLDPSWYYSYRQAIMLGLLKKRLDKSDFSNILFFMVTPPSDLPEDSTENNIEIKAWREISKNIQDSEYFLDLEESLFADVENKKRDIIFLQDTSELGIWRSFRASKDEVIIIDRCGKVTYQIIVPWSILYFPYVKAAILSTYNEDVCGPCYEQSTIARDSVEYEEYLLKAINSDEIKIDKNLDTRTERVFADLKTSNISSEELKEIEDDKNTSTVVPFNPSNNGSTVYDITTESSTVRTTENMKNDDNVRDNILFTDKNIEITSEIPLEQEQTQIPTIISNFATTEVYSEAQDCIFSNKHVNGNNNFSTSNNSNTDLTRNHEDLQIKSNISLEDVKMKEQEVSKNTEPQSTNDDNMPLRIILYAPHLHEENGTFKKYTHLVLKTGSPDYHDHFNSKSTTSDQEPAALKRSESTILDEKTLAQFVHSVDESPGVYGEIADYWQTIDGDELNNKDENTEYTDYDYATAEDTDSNTNDAFDNESSVLKPSDIDSTDSDMNITNNNDLDDFMQRRLIEHYNKLLTWIYYII; this comes from the exons ATGAAACGATCTTCTCCGACGATTTCTGGCTCGTTAAAGATTCCTGGACACGGTTCTGTGGAAGAAAGTGAACGAATAATTATGTCGATCTCGATTGTGATCACAGtaataatgatgatgatgatgataataGTCGGAAGTTGCGAAGTTTACGAGAAGGATAGAGTCCTCCGGTTGTTGGATATTCCTCGTCATTTCCGCCAATCGAAGGAACCACGAGAGAACCGAGGACATATCGAGCAATGTCGTGCCACGAATCTCCGGAAGGAACAGTTGGGACACGTGAACGTGTTCGCATTTTTGGATCCCTCCTGGTATTACAGCTACAGACAAGCAATCAT GTTGGGATTATTGAAGAAGCGATTAGACAAGTCCGATTTTTCGAATATCTTGTTCTTCATGGTGACGCCGCCGTCAGATTTGCCGGAAGACAGCACGGAGAACAATATAGAGATAAAAGCGTGGAgggaaatatctaaaaatatacagGATTCCGAGTACTTCTTGGACTTAGAAGAATCCTTGTTCGCTGACGTTGAGAACAAGAAAAGGGacatcatttttcttcaagaCACTTCCGAGTTGGGTATCTGGAGAAGTTTTCGTGCATCGAAAGACGAAGTAATCATTATCGATCG CTGCGGTAAAGTAACTTATCAGATCATAGTACCCTGGAGTATACTATACTTCCCTTACGTTAAAGCGGCCATTCTTTCCACGTACAACGAAGATGTGTGTGGTCCTTGCTAT GAACAATCAACGATAGCACGCGATTCAGTGGAATACGAGGAATACCTTTTAAAAGCTATCAATTCAGATGAAATAAAGATAGATAAAAATCTTGATACGCGTACAGAAAGAGTATTTGCCGATTTAAAGACTAGCAATATATCCTCAGaggaattaaaagaaattgaagatgATAAAAATACTAGTACCGTCGTTCCTTTTAATCCAAGCAATAATGGAAGTACGGTTTATGATATCACAACTGAGTCGTCGACGGTACGAACcacagaaaatatgaaaaacgaTGACAATGTACGAGACAACATTCTTTTTACCGAtaagaatattgaaataactTCTGAAATACCATTGGAACAAGAACAAACTCAGATACCGACTATAATATCAAACTTCGCGACGACCGAAGTATACAGTGAAGCGCAAGATTGCATCTTTTCCAATAAGCACGTAAATGGTAATAACAACTTTTCCACGAGTAACAATTCAAATACCGATTTAACAAGAAATCACGAAGATCTTcaaattaaatcaaatattaGTTTGGAAGatgtgaaaatgaaagaacaagaag TAAGTAAGAATACTGAGCCACAAAGTACAAACGACGACAATATGCCtttacgtattatattatacgctCCGCATTTACATGAAGAGAATGGAACATTCAAAAAATATACGCACTTAGTTCTAAAAACAGGAAGTCCTGATTATCATGATCATTTTAATAGTAAAAGTACAACTTCTGATCAAGAG CCAGCAGCATTAAAAAGGTCAGAATCAACGATATTAGACGAGAAAACGTTGGCTCAATTCGTGCACAGTGTAGACGAGAGTCCAGGAGTATATGGAGAAATAGCAGATTATTGGCAAACCATCGACGGAGATGAACTTAATAATAAAGACGAAAATACAGAGTATACAGATTACGACTACGCTACG gCAGAGGATACAGATAGTAATACTAATGATGCTTTCGATAATGAAAGCAGTGTATTAAAACCAAGCGATATCGATTCAACTGATTCAGACatgaatattacaaataacaaTGATTTGGATGATTTTATGCAACGAAGATTAATCGagcattataataaattattaacatgGATTTACTATATCATTTGA
- the LOC139987503 gene encoding uncharacterized protein translates to MDPRCKKPRDFVATYKNLTEEIHKRNRLRIKWFQKYEWLLDEHKKLQKELEKLCEEKQTVIATETFEREEGKTCLPAPITTSGEYGWLASKPQFQLEIYGAYRPQYPDPLKEITPLFGNMPTLPVGIGYIW, encoded by the exons ATGGATCCACGGTGCAAAAAGCCTCGCGATTTTGTAGCaacttataaaaatttaaccgAGGAAATTCACAAGAGAAACCGCTTACGTATAAAATGGTTTCAGAAGTATGAATGGTTATTAGATGAACACAA gaaattacagaaaGAATTAGAGAAATTGTGCGAAGAAAAGCAAACGGTTATTGCCACGGAAACGTTCGAGCGAGAAGAGGGAAAAACTTGTTTGCCAGCTCCGATTACTACTAGTGGCGag TACGGTTGGCTTGCATCGAAACCACAATTTCAATTGGAAATATATGGAGCTTATAGACCGCAATATCCCGATCCTCTTAAAGAAATAACGCCATTATTTGGAAATATGCCTACTCTTCCAGTAGGCATAGGGTATATTTGGTAA